The region CTTATTATATGATAAAGCCTCTCTTATATCATTAAAAAGATTTTCTACAGTCTTTATCATATATCACCTTTTTCTATCTAGTTTCTATTCTAAATTCAACTCTTCTTGATAATTCATAATTCTCACTTCCATCTTTGTTATAAATAACTTCTGAAGATGATTTACCTTCAGGGATAAAAGTATTTTGTATAAAATTTTTATTATCTAAAACTATTGAATTATTAATTCCTTCTAAATATTCTAAAATAGCATCTGCTCTTTTTTGAGATAAAATTTTATTTTTTTCAAATTTTTCCTCAGGTGTTGGAGCTGTTCTGTATCTAGATGAAGTATGACCCTCCACATGAATATTTATAATCTCATTGTTATAATTTTTTAAGATATTTACATATTTAGGAAAAAATTGATTTAAAATCTTTTTATACTTATCATTTATTTTACTACTTCCCCTTTTAAACATCATAGCTGGATCTTTAAATCTAAATGTTAATGTATCTTCATCTAACTGGGCATTCCATATTGCAAAATCATCTTTAAACTCATCATTTAAAACATCATATAATTCATTTATCACATAAATTTTTAACTCATCTTCAACTTTTCCTCTTTGACTAGCAGAGTTTATAGCCATAGCCATTACATTGTATGTTCCATTTTCAACTTTTGTCTCAACTTGTGCACACCATCTATTATCTTTTAATTCTGCTTCAGTTACGGTTTTCCCACCATCAAATGTTATTTGTACTTGTTTTACATCCGAGTCAATAATATTCCCACATATTTTTGGAGTATTATCATTGATTACATCATTATCATCAATTGTAATTAAATTATAAAACTGTTCTTTAGGCTCAACTTCCACCTCTTCTTTATTTGAACAAATAGGTTCAATATCATCAGCTCTTAAAAGTTTAGAGATATAAACATCATTTGTTTTAGAAGCATAATGTAATGCAGACATTTCGTACTTATCTAAAGTATCTCTATTTGCTCCATTACAAATTAAAAGTTTTGATACATTTGTGTAACCATTTCTAGTAGAATCTATTAAAGGTGTATCACCATATTTATCTTTTGTATTAACATCTGCACCTTTTTCAACTAATAGTTTTGCAATATCAAAATGATTAAATCTAGCTGCAAGATGTAAAGGGGTATAACCAAATCTATCTTTTTTGTTTAAATCTACACCTTTATTAATAAAAGTTTTAACTAATTCTAAATCGTTAATTCTAACTGCATCATGTATTGTTGTACCAATTGTATTCT is a window of Halarcobacter sp. DNA encoding:
- a CDS encoding ankyrin repeat domain-containing protein, which produces MSKKLIYSFFIVTIFIFTGCVKKENQLNLSDISAKKENTIGTTIHDAVRINDLELVKTFINKGVDLNKKDRFGYTPLHLAARFNHFDIAKLLVEKGADVNTKDKYGDTPLIDSTRNGYTNVSKLLICNGANRDTLDKYEMSALHYASKTNDVYISKLLRADDIEPICSNKEEVEVEPKEQFYNLITIDDNDVINDNTPKICGNIIDSDVKQVQITFDGGKTVTEAELKDNRWCAQVETKVENGTYNVMAMAINSASQRGKVEDELKIYVINELYDVLNDEFKDDFAIWNAQLDEDTLTFRFKDPAMMFKRGSSKINDKYKKILNQFFPKYVNILKNYNNEIINIHVEGHTSSRYRTAPTPEEKFEKNKILSQKRADAILEYLEGINNSIVLDNKNFIQNTFIPEGKSSSEVIYNKDGSENYELSRRVEFRIETR